The following are encoded together in the Humulus lupulus chromosome 5, drHumLupu1.1, whole genome shotgun sequence genome:
- the LOC133779462 gene encoding protein ALP1-like, translated as MSLNVARFNKDNLLDDADDEFGEILLYFAYEEYNQLYLSNLVEIQLFQDMNMLWKCCTGIGNSRYLSVEEQVAMFLFVIGHNERHRVVAERFQHSISTTSHYFRKVLKAICRLSKELITPPSFDVTPPQIRFDPRYYPFFKNCVGAIDGTHIFAHVPIDEQIPYRDRKVDTTQNVMCVCSFDMKFTYVVPGWEGSANDAQILLECATNPDYGFPMPPQGKYYLVDSGYTNMPGFLSPYQGERYHLGQYTDLNPTGKKELFNY; from the exons ATGTCTTTAAACGTTGCTCGGTTCAACAAGGATAATTTACTGGACGATGCAGATGATGAGTTTGGAGAGATTTTGCTATATTTTGCTTACGAGGAATATAATCAGTTATATCTAAGCAACCTTGTAGAAATTCAGCTCTTTCAGGATATGAATATGTTATGGAAGTGTTGCACGGGCATTGGA aaCTCACGATATTTGTCTGTTGAAGAACAAGTGGCTATGTTCTTATTTGTGATTGGCCATAATGAACGACATCGTGTGGTTGCTGAACGATTTCAGCACTCCATCTCAACCACGTCTCATTATTTTAGGAAGGTTTTGAAGGCAATATGTCGTCTATCCAAAGAACTAATTACTCCACCTTCATTTGATGTAACTCCTCCACAAATTCGATTCGATCCAAGATACTATCCATTTTTTAAG aatTGTGTTGGAGCTATAGATGGGACTCATATTTTTGCGCATGTTCCAATTGATGAACAAATACCATATCGAGATCGAAAAGTGGATACAACTCAGAACGTTATGTGTGTATGTTCATTTGACATGAAGTTCACATACGTTGTCCCTGGATGGGAAGGATCAGCTAATGATGCACAGATTCTTCTAGAATGTGCCACAAACCCAGATTATGGATTTCCAATGCCGCCCCAAG GAAAATATTATCTTGTTGATTCTGGCTATACAAACATGCCTGGTTTTCTTTCGCCATACCAAGGGGAAAGGTATCATTTGGGCCAGTACACAGATCTTAATCCCACAGGAAAAAAAGAGCTTTTCAATTATTGA